The window CAGCATCTCCACGCCGAGCCCTTCGGCCCGGGCCAGTGCGACGGCCTTTTTGACCAGCGTTTCGTCGTTCACCACGCAGGGATAGCCGCGGCCGATCTCCACGTCGGTCTGCACGCCGTGGCGTTTGTCGATGTCCGCCGCGATGATTCCGATGCGGCGGTGGATGATCCCGCGTTCGCGTTCGTCGAACGTGCGCAGCGTCCCTTCCATGTAGACCTCGTCGGGGACGATGTTTGTCGCCCCGCCGGCCTCCACGCGGCCGATCGACAGCACGCACTCCTCGCCGTTGAGCGCGATGAGGCGCGTCAGCAGTTCGGCGCCCGCCGCCACGGGGTCTTTGAGCTGCTTGCGCATGGCGCCGTGGCCGCCCGTGCCGTGGATGCGGAAGCGCAGTTCGTCGCTTGCGGCCATGTATTTCCCGGCCCGGAACCCGAGGGTCCCGACCTCCAGCTGCGGTTCGACGTGCTCGCCCACCACGGCCCGCACGTCGTATCCGTCGAACGGCTTTTCGGCCAGCACCAGCGACGCTCCGCCGGGGTTGCACTCCTCGCCGGGCTGGAACAGTCCGAAGAGCGTGCCCCGGAAGTCGGGCTCCGCGGCGAACTCTTTCAGGACCCCGAACAGCACCGCGGCGTGCACGTCGTGGCCGCAGGCGTGCATCACGCCCTCGTTCTGCGACCGCCATGCGCAGTCGTTCCGCTCGGCGATGGGCAGGGCGTCGGTGTCGGCGCGCAGGACGACGGCGCGCCGGTCGCCGGCGGGCGTCTTGCGGCCCTCGATGCGGGCCAGTACGCCGGTGGATGCGATCCGGCGGTGCTCGATGCCCAGCTCCGTGAGCTGCTGCTCGATGAACGCCGCCGTGCCGTGCTCCCGGAACGAGAGCTCGGGATGCGCATGCAGGTGACGCCGAAATTCGACAGGATTCATTTTTTTAATTGATAATTAACCATGAATAATTTAAGAAACACCCCGTCATTGCGAGGCATCGCAGATGCCGTGGCAATCGGCTGACAAGTCGTATGGCCGCGGGTCCTGCGCAGATTCCCACGCTCACATGCGTTCGCTCGGAATGACGAAAAAAATTATTCATTACTCGATTTTTCATTTTTACTGTTAGAAAATCGTGTTGACGATTTTCTGAATGTTCGTCGTGCGGCTCATCGTGTAGTAGTGCAGGACGGGCACGCCCGCGGCCATCAGTTCGCGGCTCTGGGCGATGGCCCATTCGGTGCCCACTTCGCGCACGTCGTCCGGATGCGCCTTCGCCTCGCGCACCAGCTCTTCGGGCAGCTCCACGCCGAATGTTTCGGGGAGGATCTCCAGGTGGCGGAGCGTCGAGATGGGCTTGATGCCGGGGATGATCGGCACCCCGATCCCCGCCTCGCGGCAGCGGCGCACGAAATCGAAGTATTTGCGGTTGTCGAAGAACATCTGCGTCACGACGTACTCGGCCCCGGCGTCGATCTTGTCCTTCAGCCGGATGATGTCCGAGGTGATGTCGCGGGCTTCGGCGTGCACCTCGGGATAGCCCGCCACGCCGATCGAGAATTTCGAGTGGTGGCACTCCTCGACCTCGCCGTCGATGAATTTTCCGCGGTTCATGTCCGCGATCTGCCTCACGAGGTCCACGGCGTGCGAGTGGCCCTGGGGGTGGGGCATGAAGCGTTTTTCGTTCTGCGACTTGTCGCCGCGCAGCGCCAGCACGTTGTGCAGCCCGAGGAAGTCCATGTCGATGAGCGTGTCCTCGATGTCGTACTTCGACAGCCCGCCGCAGATCAGGTGCGGAACCACCTCCACGCCGTACCGGTGCTGGATGGCCGCCGAGATGCCGACCGTTCCGGGACGGCGTCGCACGACGTGCCATTCGATGCTTCCGTCCTCGCGCTCGGTCTCCTTGATCCCCTCGCGGTGGAACGTGATGTTGACATAGGCCGGGTCGAAGTCCATCAGCGGCTCCACGGCGGCGAATATCTTCTGCATGCCGTCCCCCTTGAGCGGCGGCAGCAGCTCGAAAGCGAAGCGCGTGCGCCCGGTGGCCACCGCTTCGTTGATGATCTCTACGACGTTCATACGTTGTTCGGTATAATCTTTTTCACATCTTCGGCCGTCATTCCGCGGCGGTCGGCATACTCCTCCAGCTGCTGTGCGTCGATCGTTCCGACCGAGAAATAGTCGGCGTCGGACAGCATCAGGCCGCACAGCGCCTCGCCGGGGTCGATCATCCAGTTCTCGGTCAGCCGCATGCCGGTCGTCACCTCGGCGGCCAGCAGGTCGAAAGCCTCGCGTTTGAGCGAGTGGTCGGGCGTCGCCGGGTAGCCGAACGCCATGCGGCGGCCCCGGTATTCGCCGCGGACGATCTGTTTCGGCGTGAGGGGTTCGCCCGTCTCGTAGCCCCACATCTGCCGCCGCACGAAGGTGTGCACAGCTTCGGTGAAGGCTTCCGTCAGCCGGTCGGCCAGCAGTTTGGCCATGATCGCCGAGTAGTCGTCGCCCTCGGCGCGGAATTTCTCCGTGAGTTCTTTCAGCCCGATGCCGGCCGTCACGGCGAAACAGCCGATCCAGTCGCCGGACGGGGCGATGAAGTCGGCCAGCGACCGGTTCTCCTGCCCGCGCGTCTGGTTGCGGAGCATCGGGAAGCGTTTTTCGCGGCCCCGGGTGTCCGTCACCCGGATGTCGTCGCCCTCGGAGCGTGCCGGGAAGATGCCCACGACGCCTTGCAGCGTCAGCAGCCGTTCGTCGCGGATGCGGGCCAGCAGCGCCTGCGCATCGTCGAAGACCTTGCGGGCCTCGGCGCCCCGCTGGGGATGGTCGAGTATCTCGGGATAACGCCCCTTGAGCCCCCACGCCGGGAAGAAGAAGTTCCAGTCGATGAACGGCTCGGCGTCGGCCACGTCGAAGTCCGGGAAGACCATGCGTCCCGGATGGAGCGGTTTTACCGGATCGTGCGGCCGGGCGCTCCGTCCCGCCTTGCGTGCCTCGGCCAGCGGCATGAGGTCGCGTATCCGCAGTTGGCGGGCGTAATCTTGGCGCAGGGCCTGCTGGTCGGCCTTTATTTTGTCGATGTAGAGGTCACCGTCGGGACCGAGCAACTGTGCCAAAATCTGGCTGTTGCTGCTGGCGTTCGCGGAATGGATCACCGCACCCGAGTAGACCGGGGCGATCTTCACCGCCGTATGGAGGTCCGAGGTCGTCGCGCCGCCGATGATGACCGGGATGCGAAGCCCGCGGCGTTCCAGCTCTGCACAGACATGGGCCATTTCGTCGAGCGACGGGG of the Alistipes senegalensis JC50 genome contains:
- a CDS encoding M20 family metallopeptidase produces the protein MNPVEFRRHLHAHPELSFREHGTAAFIEQQLTELGIEHRRIASTGVLARIEGRKTPAGDRRAVVLRADTDALPIAERNDCAWRSQNEGVMHACGHDVHAAVLFGVLKEFAAEPDFRGTLFGLFQPGEECNPGGASLVLAEKPFDGYDVRAVVGEHVEPQLEVGTLGFRAGKYMAASDELRFRIHGTGGHGAMRKQLKDPVAAGAELLTRLIALNGEECVLSIGRVEAGGATNIVPDEVYMEGTLRTFDERERGIIHRRIGIIAADIDKRHGVQTDVEIGRGYPCVVNDETLVKKAVALARAEGLGVEMLPLRTTAEDFGFYCRQYPSLFYRLGVGAAAGRPHTATFSPDEGALDVGIGFMRRMALQILEKR
- the metF gene encoding methylenetetrahydrofolate reductase [NAD(P)H] translates to MNVVEIINEAVATGRTRFAFELLPPLKGDGMQKIFAAVEPLMDFDPAYVNITFHREGIKETEREDGSIEWHVVRRRPGTVGISAAIQHRYGVEVVPHLICGGLSKYDIEDTLIDMDFLGLHNVLALRGDKSQNEKRFMPHPQGHSHAVDLVRQIADMNRGKFIDGEVEECHHSKFSIGVAGYPEVHAEARDITSDIIRLKDKIDAGAEYVVTQMFFDNRKYFDFVRRCREAGIGVPIIPGIKPISTLRHLEILPETFGVELPEELVREAKAHPDDVREVGTEWAIAQSRELMAAGVPVLHYYTMSRTTNIQKIVNTIF